In the genome of Acetobacter oryzifermentans, one region contains:
- a CDS encoding sensor histidine kinase, whose amino-acid sequence MFLTELFRTATFRITLMALAAMAGVMVMQFGLVYAQLEAVESRRSTELLKGEAELLAQMSPEHLEYVIRRRATDDLRLIINSAGLFDSGHALIAGDLRTWPKGLKADGKPHNVEIYPEEGDSYPLRVLAEKLPDGTILVLGRSFHLLSEQKLMLRHTMLVAAIPTFVFALFLGIVLSHRALSRVKEMHEAIDRIMAGDIHERLPAAKERDDLERLAGSVNRMLDRLERLMDDMREVGNDIAHDLRTPLSRMRARLERALSACTEPEALEAAVGRAVDDLDQCMGIITALLRIAEIENSRRKAGFGQVLLADLVADVFDLYEPIAEMEDKVLVTKEGEAPCFVWGDRHLLIELLANLVDNAIKFTPEGGRIMLGSQRINGAASLFVTDTGVGIAPAEREAVLSRFYRSDKSRHVPGSGLGLSLVCAIAHLHEAHVTIETGAEGVGTCFRITFPSAFLQKVEDCT is encoded by the coding sequence GTGTTCCTGACTGAACTTTTTCGCACAGCTACTTTTCGCATCACCCTTATGGCGCTGGCCGCCATGGCGGGGGTGATGGTCATGCAGTTTGGTCTGGTTTACGCGCAGCTTGAGGCCGTGGAATCGCGCCGTTCCACCGAGTTGCTGAAAGGTGAGGCCGAACTGCTGGCCCAGATGTCTCCCGAGCATCTGGAATACGTTATCCGCCGCCGTGCCACGGATGATCTGCGGCTGATTATTAACAGTGCTGGGCTGTTTGATTCCGGGCATGCTCTTATCGCAGGGGATTTGCGCACTTGGCCCAAGGGCCTAAAGGCAGATGGCAAACCCCACAATGTAGAAATTTACCCCGAAGAAGGGGATTCGTACCCCTTGCGTGTGCTGGCGGAAAAACTGCCAGATGGCACCATTCTGGTGTTGGGGCGCAGCTTCCATCTGCTTTCCGAACAAAAGCTCATGCTGCGCCACACCATGCTGGTGGCGGCTATTCCTACCTTTGTGTTTGCGTTGTTTCTGGGCATCGTGCTCAGCCATCGTGCTCTTTCCCGCGTGAAGGAAATGCACGAGGCCATAGACCGCATTATGGCCGGAGATATCCATGAACGTTTGCCCGCTGCCAAGGAGCGGGATGATCTGGAACGCTTGGCCGGTAGTGTAAACCGTATGCTGGATCGGCTGGAGCGGTTGATGGACGATATGCGGGAAGTGGGGAATGATATTGCGCATGATTTGCGCACCCCGCTTTCTCGCATGCGTGCCAGATTGGAGCGGGCTCTTTCTGCTTGCACAGAGCCAGAGGCGCTGGAGGCGGCCGTAGGGCGTGCTGTAGATGATCTGGACCAGTGCATGGGTATTATCACTGCGTTGCTGCGTATTGCGGAAATAGAAAACAGCCGCAGAAAAGCAGGCTTTGGGCAAGTGCTTTTAGCCGATCTGGTGGCAGACGTATTTGATTTGTATGAACCCATAGCTGAAATGGAAGATAAAGTGCTGGTTACAAAGGAGGGGGAAGCCCCCTGCTTTGTATGGGGGGATCGGCACTTGTTGATCGAGCTTTTGGCCAATCTGGTGGATAATGCCATAAAGTTCACACCAGAAGGTGGGCGCATTATGCTTGGCTCGCAACGCATCAACGGTGCGGCATCTCTGTTTGTTACGGATACGGGCGTAGGTATTGCACCGGCTGAAAGAGAAGCTGTTCTTTCACGCTTTTATCGGTCGGACAAAAGCCGCCACGTACCGGGGAGTGGGCTGGGGCTTAGCCTTGTGTGTGCCATTGCGCATCTGCACGAAGCCCATGTCACCATTGAAACAGGGGCGGAGGGTGTTGGCACCTGTTTCAGAATTACCTTTCCATCCGCTTTTTTACAAAAGGTTGAAGATTGCACGTAA
- a CDS encoding efflux RND transporter permease subunit, translating to MNEIVVTALKKPYTFVVLSILILVFGIRGIFNTPTDVFPSIRIPVVAVVWTYTGLMPEDMSGRVVYYYERALTATVNNIEHIESQSYYGRGIVKIYFQPGTDTSVAQTQITSVSQTVIKQMPTGSTPPLVLAYNASSVPVVTLQVSSTSMTASQIYDMSSNLIRPALVSVAGAAIPNPYGGQPGNIMVDLDPVKLLAHRLSPVDVSRALNSQNIVLPAGDQRIGPFDWMVQTNASPKNMEELNMIPIKQVGDAVVRLQDVAWVHAGGPPQTNLVLVKGQQGVLIVIMKSGDASTLDVVAGVKKLLPGIVKTLPEGVSIKILNDASTFVKESVQDVVREMLTAACLTGLVVLLFLGSWRSTVIIATSIPLAMLCSVIGLGWAGQTINVMTLGGLALAVGILVDDATVMIENIDAHLEMEKDLETAIIDAANQIVIPTFVSTMCICIVWMPLFQLTGVAGWLFMPMAEAIIFAMIASFILSRTLVPTMAKYMLAAQVAAHAHGPQEPKTIFGRFQRGFEHKFEQFRHRYHELLSHLVATRGTFVPVFVLCSLGSLGLLFFVGQDFFPEVNSDAIALHMRAPIGTRLEESGKISQLVNDEIERTLPGQVEGLVDNCGLPFSPLNQAYIPTPTVGTQDCDITVSLKNPASPVAEYRRLLRHNLNMKFPGTQFSFLPGDLTAKILNFGLPSPIDVQVVGRNLADNFRFANRLAERLRHVTGLTDVFVQQPMTTPTLMVNTRRTYALGTGITESDVANNALVSLSGSSQVGQVYWLDTKTGVSHLIDIQTPAPFLQTMNDLEITPVDKGDGNPSGQDPQILGGLSKIDQIGTPAEVAHYNIMPVFDIYATNEGIDLGTVSREVSRIVDEVQGDLPHGSSLSVLGQAVTMNSAYAQLLGGLAMSVLLVYLLIVVNFQSWLDPFIIITALPGALAGISWSLFLTHTTLSVPALTGAIMCMGTATANAILVVAFARERLEEHGDAIQAALEAGFERIRPVLMTASAMIIGMLPMSLSNSQNAPLGKAVMGGLIVATVATLLFVPCVFAMLHTRKKPHETEQEEAAA from the coding sequence ATGAACGAAATTGTCGTTACCGCGCTTAAAAAGCCGTATACGTTTGTGGTGCTTTCCATCCTGATTCTGGTGTTCGGAATCAGGGGAATATTCAATACGCCTACAGACGTATTTCCCAGCATTCGTATTCCTGTTGTGGCAGTGGTCTGGACCTATACGGGCCTGATGCCAGAGGATATGTCTGGCCGCGTCGTGTATTATTACGAGCGCGCTCTCACCGCGACCGTGAATAATATCGAGCATATCGAGAGCCAATCGTATTATGGCCGCGGGATTGTGAAGATCTACTTCCAGCCCGGTACAGATACATCTGTGGCGCAAACTCAGATTACCTCGGTATCGCAGACAGTTATCAAGCAGATGCCCACGGGCTCTACACCGCCGCTGGTGTTGGCTTATAACGCATCCTCTGTGCCGGTTGTGACGTTGCAGGTGTCTTCCACCTCCATGACGGCTTCACAAATTTACGACATGTCCTCCAACCTTATCCGTCCGGCGCTTGTTTCCGTGGCGGGGGCTGCCATTCCCAACCCGTACGGCGGGCAGCCAGGTAATATCATGGTGGATCTGGACCCGGTAAAACTGCTGGCGCATCGGCTTTCCCCGGTTGATGTCTCGCGCGCGTTGAACAGCCAGAACATTGTGCTGCCTGCGGGGGATCAGCGTATTGGCCCGTTTGACTGGATGGTGCAGACCAACGCCTCTCCCAAAAACATGGAAGAGCTGAACATGATCCCCATCAAACAGGTGGGGGATGCCGTGGTGCGGTTGCAGGATGTGGCATGGGTGCATGCAGGCGGCCCGCCACAAACCAACCTTGTGCTGGTTAAAGGGCAGCAGGGCGTTCTGATTGTTATTATGAAAAGTGGCGATGCCTCTACGCTGGATGTTGTGGCGGGGGTTAAAAAGCTGCTGCCGGGCATTGTAAAAACTCTGCCAGAGGGCGTGAGCATCAAGATTTTGAATGATGCCTCTACCTTTGTGAAGGAATCCGTGCAGGACGTGGTGCGTGAAATGCTCACTGCTGCGTGCCTCACCGGGCTTGTGGTGCTGCTGTTTCTGGGCTCTTGGCGTTCTACCGTTATTATTGCCACCTCCATTCCGCTGGCCATGCTGTGCTCGGTTATTGGGCTGGGTTGGGCCGGGCAGACCATCAATGTCATGACACTGGGCGGCTTGGCGCTGGCCGTGGGGATTTTGGTGGATGACGCCACGGTGATGATCGAAAACATCGACGCGCATCTTGAGATGGAAAAGGATCTGGAAACGGCCATTATTGATGCCGCAAACCAGATTGTTATCCCCACCTTTGTATCCACCATGTGTATCTGCATTGTGTGGATGCCGCTATTCCAGCTTACGGGTGTTGCGGGCTGGCTGTTCATGCCCATGGCAGAAGCCATCATTTTTGCCATGATCGCCTCCTTTATCCTGTCCCGAACACTGGTGCCCACTATGGCCAAATACATGCTGGCGGCACAGGTGGCCGCACATGCACATGGCCCGCAGGAGCCCAAAACCATTTTTGGCCGCTTTCAGCGTGGGTTTGAGCATAAGTTCGAGCAGTTCCGGCATCGCTATCACGAGCTGCTGTCTCATCTGGTGGCAACGCGTGGTACGTTTGTGCCGGTGTTTGTGCTGTGCTCGCTTGGTTCCTTGGGGCTGCTGTTCTTTGTGGGGCAGGATTTCTTTCCCGAAGTGAACTCAGATGCCATTGCCCTGCATATGCGTGCGCCCATTGGCACAAGGTTGGAAGAATCCGGCAAGATTTCCCAGCTTGTGAATGATGAGATCGAACGTACATTGCCGGGGCAGGTAGAAGGGTTGGTTGATAACTGCGGTCTGCCCTTCAGCCCGTTGAATCAGGCTTATATTCCAACGCCAACAGTGGGCACGCAGGATTGCGATATTACGGTTTCACTTAAAAATCCGGCATCTCCTGTGGCCGAATATCGGCGGCTTTTGCGCCATAACCTGAACATGAAGTTTCCCGGCACGCAGTTTTCCTTCCTGCCGGGGGATCTGACAGCCAAAATCCTGAACTTTGGTTTGCCATCACCTATTGATGTGCAGGTGGTTGGGCGCAATCTGGCGGACAATTTCCGATTTGCGAACCGTCTGGCAGAACGTCTGCGCCATGTTACGGGCCTGACAGACGTGTTTGTGCAACAGCCCATGACAACCCCCACACTTATGGTGAATACCCGCCGTACTTACGCGCTGGGAACTGGCATTACAGAATCCGATGTTGCCAATAACGCACTGGTTTCTCTGTCTGGTAGTTCTCAGGTGGGGCAGGTTTACTGGTTGGATACCAAAACCGGTGTTTCGCATCTGATTGATATTCAAACGCCAGCGCCCTTCCTCCAGACCATGAATGATCTGGAAATTACGCCTGTTGATAAAGGGGATGGCAACCCATCTGGCCAAGATCCGCAAATCTTGGGTGGGTTGAGCAAGATCGATCAGATCGGCACCCCGGCGGAGGTGGCGCATTACAATATCATGCCGGTGTTTGATATTTACGCCACGAATGAGGGGATAGACCTCGGCACGGTCTCACGCGAGGTGTCGCGTATTGTAGACGAAGTGCAGGGTGACCTGCCGCATGGCTCCTCCCTCAGTGTGCTGGGGCAGGCTGTTACCATGAACAGCGCTTACGCCCAGTTGCTGGGTGGCTTGGCCATGTCTGTGCTGTTGGTTTACCTGCTGATTGTGGTGAACTTTCAGTCCTGGTTGGACCCGTTCATCATCATCACCGCGTTGCCCGGCGCACTGGCTGGTATTTCATGGAGCCTGTTTCTAACGCACACCACGCTTTCCGTGCCAGCCCTTACAGGGGCCATTATGTGCATGGGTACGGCCACGGCCAATGCTATTCTGGTTGTAGCTTTTGCGCGTGAACGTCTGGAAGAACATGGTGATGCCATTCAGGCCGCGCTGGAAGCTGGGTTTGAGCGTATTCGCCCAGTGCTGATGACAGCCTCCGCCATGATTATCGGCATGTTGCCCATGTCTTTAAGTAACTCGCAAAACGCACCCTTGGGTAAGGCCGTTATGGGCGGCCTGATAGTGGCAACAGTTGCCACTCTGCTGTTCGTACCCTGTGTTTTTGCCATGCTGCACACACGTAAAAAACCGCATGAAACCGAACAAGAGGAAGCTGCCGCATGA